The proteins below are encoded in one region of uncultured Eubacteriales bacterium:
- a CDS encoding putative cysteine desulfurase family protein (Evidence 3 : Function proposed based on presence of conserved amino acid motif, structural feature or limited homology) encodes MIYLDSAATTLQKPPTVPQAAYYATGHMASPGRGGHRPAMLAADTAFSCRQTAAELFGLSDPERVIFTSNATHGLNIAIKSLVKPGDTVLISGYEHNAVTRPLRVMEGVSIKVASAPLFQPEELYRRFAEGLTGEVSAVVCNHVSNVFGYILPVERIAALCRARGVPFILDVSQSAGTIPIRMEELGAAFAAMPGHKGLYGPQGTGILLCGTGEVKPLLEGGTGSLSAQQTMPDFLPDRLEAGTHNIPGIAGLLAGLRYVKSRGEAAILKHEQDLTRRAASGLDRIPGVRVYVSPRPELQAGVLSFTVQGIDCEEVGETLGKEDIAVRSGLHCAPLAHQSAGTLESGTVRASFSAFNTAQEADRLVCAVSRIARR; translated from the coding sequence GTGATCTATTTGGACAGTGCCGCCACTACCCTGCAAAAACCGCCCACGGTGCCCCAGGCGGCCTATTACGCGACGGGGCATATGGCGAGCCCGGGCCGGGGCGGGCACCGCCCGGCCATGCTGGCGGCCGACACCGCCTTCTCCTGCCGCCAGACGGCAGCAGAGCTGTTCGGTCTCTCGGACCCGGAGCGGGTGATTTTTACTTCCAACGCTACCCACGGCCTCAACATCGCCATCAAATCCCTGGTAAAGCCGGGGGACACGGTTCTTATTTCTGGCTACGAGCATAACGCTGTCACCCGGCCCCTCCGCGTCATGGAGGGAGTCTCTATCAAGGTGGCGTCGGCTCCGCTCTTCCAGCCGGAGGAGCTGTACCGCCGGTTTGCTGAGGGGTTGACCGGCGAGGTGTCCGCCGTGGTGTGCAACCACGTCTCCAATGTCTTTGGTTATATCCTGCCTGTTGAGCGCATCGCCGCCCTGTGCAGGGCGAGGGGGGTGCCCTTCATTTTAGATGTCTCCCAGTCGGCGGGGACCATTCCCATCCGCATGGAGGAACTGGGGGCGGCCTTTGCAGCCATGCCTGGCCATAAGGGGCTCTACGGCCCCCAGGGCACTGGAATCCTTCTCTGCGGGACCGGGGAAGTCAAACCCCTGCTGGAGGGAGGTACGGGTAGTCTCTCGGCCCAGCAGACCATGCCGGACTTCCTACCCGACCGGCTGGAGGCGGGCACCCACAATATCCCCGGCATCGCTGGGCTCCTGGCGGGGCTGCGCTACGTAAAGAGCAGGGGCGAGGCCGCCATCCTGAAGCACGAGCAAGACCTCACCCGCCGGGCGGCGTCGGGCCTTGACCGAATCCCCGGCGTGCGGGTTTACGTATCGCCCCGCCCGGAACTCCAGGCGGGAGTGCTGTCCTTCACTGTCCAGGGCATCGACTGCGAGGAGGTGGGGGAGACGCTGGGGAAAGAGGACATCGCCGTACGCTCCGGGCTCCATTGCGCGCCCCTGGCCCACCAGTCGGCGGGCACGCTGGAGAGCGGCACCGTCCGGGCAAGCTTTTCCGCCTTCAACACAGCCCAGGAGGCAGACCGCCTCGTCTGCGCGGTGTCGCGCATCGCCCGCAGGTAA
- a CDS encoding CarD-like protein translates to MFKVGDKIAHPMHGAGIVDSVVQKKVNGVVREYYILKLPANGMLVMIPTENSEEIGVRPVVEKDEADAVIQAIPGIEVDMTQNWNRRYRENMLRLKSGDLLEVAKVVKGLMLREVDRGLSTGERKMLHSAKQILISEIVLSQSSSYEEVEERINGALA, encoded by the coding sequence ATGTTCAAAGTAGGCGACAAGATCGCTCATCCGATGCATGGCGCGGGTATCGTGGACAGCGTGGTGCAGAAGAAGGTCAACGGCGTGGTGCGTGAATATTATATCCTTAAGCTGCCGGCCAACGGTATGCTGGTGATGATCCCCACGGAGAACAGTGAGGAAATCGGCGTGCGCCCCGTGGTTGAGAAGGACGAGGCCGATGCCGTGATCCAAGCCATCCCCGGTATTGAGGTGGACATGACCCAGAACTGGAACCGCCGCTACCGGGAGAACATGCTGCGCCTGAAGAGTGGGGACCTGCTGGAGGTCGCCAAGGTCGTCAAGGGCCTTATGCTCCGCGAAGTGGACCGGGGACTCTCTACCGGGGAGCGGAAAATGCTCCACTCCGCAAAGCAGATTTTGATTTCCGAAATCGTTCTGTCTCAGAGCAGCAGCTACGAGGAAGTGGAGGAGCGCATAAACGGGGCACTTGCCTAA
- a CDS encoding YbbR-like protein — MLKKITESRWLYVVLSVLMSVLLWGFVINELNPDQPKTIYNIPITFTGTDVLETRHLIISEGADQTMNLDVRAKLDVLSKLSRENITVKVDVSKITEPGEQRLMTQISYPPNVQSGSVSIESDLADLYVSVTFAKSEAKEIPVKAEFVGSVAEDYQLGDITVTPSTISISGQQELVDQVVYAKVTLTQQDLDATYTGDLPFVYIGTDGKELTGLDVTSSVDTIHVTYPVVKVVNVPLAVDVVYGGGITAENLENYVDIDIQPKSISVSGEEDVLAELSQLYVGQIDLTKIVTNEKYTFPLDVGQELTNESGITEVTVQVTIKGLVTREFGVDNIQLINIPEGYAAEAVTKSRTIIVRGPEAAVEAVFKSQLRIVVDVSAGIPAAAVGRFDIPAKIYLDGSSDVGVVGTYNISVSLSR, encoded by the coding sequence ATGCTAAAAAAGATAACAGAAAGTAGATGGCTCTATGTGGTTCTCTCTGTTTTGATGTCCGTCCTCCTGTGGGGATTTGTCATCAACGAGCTCAACCCGGACCAACCTAAGACCATCTACAATATTCCCATCACGTTCACCGGCACCGACGTGCTGGAGACCCGCCACCTCATCATCTCCGAGGGGGCGGACCAGACTATGAACCTGGACGTGAGAGCTAAGCTGGACGTGCTCTCCAAGCTGAGCCGGGAGAACATTACCGTGAAGGTTGATGTCTCCAAGATTACTGAGCCGGGAGAGCAACGGCTGATGACCCAGATCAGCTATCCGCCCAACGTGCAGAGCGGCAGCGTCTCTATTGAGAGCGACTTGGCCGACCTCTATGTCAGCGTCACCTTTGCCAAGAGCGAGGCCAAGGAAATCCCGGTCAAGGCCGAATTTGTAGGCAGCGTGGCGGAGGACTACCAGTTGGGAGATATTACGGTTACCCCCTCCACCATCAGCATCAGCGGTCAGCAGGAGCTGGTGGATCAGGTGGTTTACGCCAAGGTCACCCTAACCCAGCAGGACCTGGACGCCACCTATACCGGCGACTTGCCCTTCGTCTATATCGGCACCGACGGCAAGGAGCTCACCGGGCTGGACGTCACCAGCAGCGTGGACACCATCCACGTCACTTACCCCGTTGTCAAGGTGGTGAACGTGCCTCTGGCGGTGGATGTGGTCTACGGTGGCGGTATCACGGCTGAGAACCTGGAGAATTACGTGGACATTGACATCCAGCCCAAGAGCATCAGCGTTTCCGGCGAGGAGGACGTTCTGGCGGAGCTGAGCCAGCTCTACGTCGGGCAGATCGACCTGACCAAGATCGTGACCAACGAGAAATATACCTTCCCCCTGGACGTGGGGCAGGAGCTCACCAACGAGAGCGGTATCACCGAGGTTACCGTCCAGGTTACTATTAAGGGCCTGGTTACCCGTGAATTCGGCGTGGACAACATCCAGCTCATTAACATCCCCGAGGGCTACGCCGCCGAGGCGGTGACCAAGTCCCGCACTATCATAGTTCGTGGGCCCGAGGCCGCAGTGGAGGCTGTCTTCAAGTCCCAGCTGCGCATCGTGGTAGACGTCTCCGCCGGTATCCCGGCGGCGGCAGTGGGGCGGTTTGACATTCCGGCTAAAATATATCTGGATGGCAGCAGCGACGTAGGCGTAGTGGGGACCTATAACATCTCGGTCTCCCTGAGCCGCTAA
- a CDS encoding DnaJ domain protein, translated as MTDPYSVLGVSSSASDEEIKRAYRELARKYHPDNYQDNPLADLAEEKMKEINEAYDEVNRLRSGGSSGGSAYQSAYQGGYESAYQSQSTSSASPLFQQVRQYISAGDLNTAERLLREAPAQNAEWHFLSGSIAYRRGWLDEARQQFQIACNADPGNLEYRQAYNLMQQGGQSYRSYNTGMGMDSMDCCTSLLCLNCLCGGCR; from the coding sequence ATGACGGATCCATATAGCGTACTGGGTGTGAGCTCCAGCGCAAGCGACGAGGAGATCAAGCGGGCGTACCGGGAGCTGGCACGCAAGTACCACCCGGACAACTATCAGGATAACCCCCTGGCCGACCTGGCTGAGGAGAAAATGAAGGAGATCAACGAGGCGTACGACGAGGTGAACCGTCTGCGCAGCGGTGGCTCATCGGGCGGCTCCGCCTATCAGAGCGCTTATCAGGGCGGCTACGAGAGCGCCTATCAGAGCCAGTCCACCTCGTCCGCCAGTCCTCTCTTTCAGCAGGTCCGCCAGTACATCAGTGCTGGGGACCTTAACACCGCTGAGCGTCTCCTTCGGGAGGCCCCTGCGCAGAATGCCGAGTGGCACTTCCTCTCCGGCTCCATCGCCTACCGCCGCGGCTGGCTGGATGAGGCTAGGCAGCAATTCCAGATTGCATGTAACGCTGACCCGGGCAATTTGGAGTACCGGCAGGCGTATAATCTCATGCAGCAGGGCGGACAGTCCTACCGCTCCTATAACACCGGCATGGGCATGGACTCCATGGATTGCTGCACCTCGCTCCTGTGCCTCAACTGCCTGTGCGGCGGGTGCCGGTAA
- a CDS encoding conserved hypothetical protein (Evidence 4 : Homologs of previously reported genes of unknown function) yields MRVRELEGYQAMYCGLCAAMGKQNGFTARMLLNYDFVFLAMLLAPKEDRPSTMLCRCPARLGLRKKCACARSEGLEAAADESVILSYWKLRDNVIDSGFWKRLGARVLSFLLRRGYRRAAARRPEFDQEVRACLEELRQLEQEGCPSLDRTADTFARLLCAAVIPSGDLGRDRALGELLYHVGRWIYLVDAWDDLAEDVSAGRYNPIHARFGGEEEGEREYLRTTLRHSLNLSRSAFALADFGCWSGAIENILYLGLPAVEELVFRGEWHKVKKMDLGLKRN; encoded by the coding sequence TTGAGAGTACGGGAGCTGGAGGGCTATCAGGCCATGTACTGTGGCCTCTGCGCCGCCATGGGCAAACAAAATGGCTTTACAGCTCGAATGCTCCTGAATTATGACTTTGTCTTCCTTGCCATGCTCCTCGCTCCAAAGGAGGACAGGCCTTCCACCATGCTATGCCGCTGCCCGGCGCGTCTGGGGCTGCGCAAAAAATGTGCCTGTGCGCGCAGCGAGGGCCTGGAGGCGGCGGCCGACGAGAGCGTGATTTTAAGCTACTGGAAACTGCGTGACAACGTGATCGACAGCGGATTTTGGAAAAGGCTGGGGGCACGGGTGCTGTCCTTTCTCCTCCGGAGGGGCTACCGTAGGGCGGCGGCCAGGAGGCCGGAATTCGATCAAGAGGTCCGCGCCTGTCTGGAGGAGCTGCGGCAGCTGGAGCAGGAGGGCTGCCCCTCGCTGGACCGCACTGCGGATACCTTTGCGCGTCTGCTCTGCGCGGCGGTCATTCCTTCGGGCGATCTAGGGCGGGACCGGGCGCTGGGTGAGCTCCTCTACCATGTGGGTCGCTGGATCTATTTGGTAGATGCCTGGGACGACTTGGCGGAGGATGTTTCCGCCGGGCGCTATAACCCCATCCACGCCCGTTTCGGGGGCGAGGAGGAGGGGGAGCGGGAATATTTACGCACTACCCTCCGTCACTCCCTGAATCTGTCCCGCTCCGCGTTCGCCCTAGCAGACTTCGGCTGCTGGAGCGGTGCTATAGAAAACATCCTATACCTGGGGCTGCCTGCTGTGGAGGAACTGGTCTTCCGCGGCGAGTGGCATAAGGTAAAGAAAATGGACCTTGGACTGAAACGAAACTGA
- the ispD gene encoding 2-C-methyl-D-erythritol 4-phosphate cytidylyltransferase, whose translation MGLFSRFRKKKSEARPWCAAVVPAAGSATRMEGQDKVLSTLVDWPVLMHTLKALEASSLIDEIVVVTRSDLIVTVGQLCRDYALSKVTKVVVGGDTRTRSVLAGILEVSQQTALIAIHDGARPLVPPEVIDEVILRAAECSAAAPAVPLKDTVKRAAGGFVEATLDRDSLFAVQTPQVFDADLILGALKKAEEDGAALTDDCAAVERIGMTVALTKGSYENIKITTPTDLMVAEAILQGRGML comes from the coding sequence ATGGGATTGTTCAGCCGGTTTCGCAAAAAAAAGAGTGAGGCGCGGCCCTGGTGTGCCGCGGTGGTGCCTGCGGCGGGCTCTGCTACGCGGATGGAGGGGCAGGACAAGGTCCTCTCCACGCTGGTGGACTGGCCGGTGCTGATGCACACCCTCAAGGCCCTGGAGGCGAGCAGCCTGATCGACGAAATCGTGGTGGTGACCCGGTCCGACCTCATCGTCACGGTGGGGCAGCTTTGCCGGGATTACGCCCTCTCTAAGGTGACTAAGGTGGTCGTGGGAGGGGACACCCGTACCCGCTCGGTGCTGGCAGGTATTCTGGAGGTTTCGCAGCAGACCGCCCTGATCGCCATCCACGATGGGGCCCGGCCCTTGGTGCCTCCAGAGGTTATAGACGAGGTGATCCTTCGGGCTGCCGAGTGCAGCGCCGCTGCCCCCGCCGTGCCGTTGAAGGACACCGTCAAGCGGGCTGCCGGAGGTTTTGTGGAGGCCACCTTGGATCGGGACAGCCTCTTCGCTGTCCAGACCCCCCAAGTTTTTGACGCTGATCTCATTCTGGGCGCGCTGAAAAAGGCGGAGGAGGACGGCGCGGCCCTCACCGATGACTGCGCCGCGGTGGAGCGTATTGGCATGACGGTGGCCCTTACCAAGGGCTCCTATGAGAACATCAAAATCACCACCCCCACCGACCTGATGGTAGCGGAGGCGATTTTACAGGGGAGAGGAATGCTATGA
- a CDS encoding conserved hypothetical protein (Evidence 4 : Homologs of previously reported genes of unknown function), which yields MIVQWWQNITTNVPAASITDILDIAIMAYIIYKVLMLVRRTSTGQVVKGVFIILVAFALASFWHFNMLSYILGRALEWGVLALVILFQPEIRRFLEQMGRSSIGNVFVREDIPGELKNAITQTVAAYTDLSKTKTGALMVFERKNLLDDAIKTGTALDCQVNNELLKNMFWNKAPLHDGAVIVRDGRIVGAGCMLPLSGNVNLSRDLGMRHRAGIGASEHSDAVVAIVSEETGSISVAVGGMLKRHLAPDTLERLLINELMPEQDTEMKPKFSLATITGLLKFKKGEPLDAKKDNRK from the coding sequence ATGATCGTACAGTGGTGGCAGAACATAACGACGAACGTGCCTGCTGCAAGCATTACCGATATTCTTGATATTGCCATCATGGCCTACATCATCTATAAAGTCCTCATGCTGGTCCGCCGAACCAGTACGGGCCAGGTCGTCAAGGGTGTGTTTATTATCTTGGTGGCCTTTGCCCTGGCAAGCTTTTGGCACTTTAATATGCTCAGCTATATTTTGGGGCGTGCGCTGGAGTGGGGCGTTCTGGCCCTCGTCATCCTTTTCCAGCCCGAGATTCGCCGGTTCCTGGAGCAGATGGGCCGCAGCAGCATCGGCAACGTCTTCGTCAGGGAGGACATCCCCGGCGAGCTAAAGAATGCCATCACCCAGACCGTAGCCGCCTATACGGACCTATCAAAGACCAAGACGGGTGCTCTCATGGTGTTCGAGCGGAAAAACCTGCTGGACGACGCCATTAAGACCGGCACTGCCCTGGACTGCCAGGTCAATAACGAACTTTTGAAAAATATGTTCTGGAACAAGGCGCCCCTCCACGACGGGGCGGTCATCGTGCGGGACGGGCGCATCGTGGGTGCGGGGTGTATGCTCCCCCTGTCCGGCAACGTGAACCTGTCCCGGGACCTGGGTATGCGACACCGGGCGGGCATCGGCGCAAGCGAGCATTCGGACGCCGTCGTGGCCATCGTCTCCGAGGAGACCGGCTCTATCTCGGTGGCTGTGGGCGGCATGCTCAAACGTCACCTAGCGCCCGACACGCTGGAGCGCCTGCTCATCAATGAGCTGATGCCCGAGCAGGACACCGAGATGAAGCCCAAATTTAGCTTGGCTACCATCACCGGGCTATTAAAGTTCAAAAAGGGAGAGCCGTTAGATGCTAAAAAAGATAACAGAAAGTAG
- the ispF gene encoding 2C-methyl-D-erythritol 2,4-cyclodiphosphate synthase (Evidence 2a : Function of homologous gene experimentally demonstrated in an other organism; PubMedId : 10694574; Product type e : enzyme), producing MRIGHGYDVHKLVGGRALILGGVEIPYEKGLLGHSDADVLTHAVMDALLGAAGLGDIGKAFPDNDPAYKGISSLVLLDRVMERLSGVGLSVGNVDATIIAQRPKLAPHIPAIREGLAAHIGVPIDRVNVKATTEEGLGFTGTGDGIAAHAVCLLME from the coding sequence ATGAGAATCGGCCACGGGTACGATGTGCATAAGCTGGTGGGGGGGCGGGCGCTTATTTTGGGTGGCGTGGAGATCCCCTATGAAAAGGGCCTCCTGGGCCACTCGGACGCCGATGTGCTCACCCACGCCGTCATGGATGCCCTGCTGGGCGCAGCGGGGCTTGGGGATATCGGCAAGGCCTTCCCCGACAACGACCCCGCGTATAAAGGCATATCCAGCCTTGTCCTGCTGGACCGTGTGATGGAGCGGCTTTCCGGAGTGGGTCTCTCCGTCGGAAACGTGGATGCCACTATTATCGCCCAGCGCCCTAAGCTGGCGCCCCATATCCCTGCCATTCGGGAGGGCTTGGCCGCCCATATAGGCGTGCCGATAGACCGGGTCAACGTCAAGGCCACCACCGAGGAGGGCCTGGGCTTTACGGGGACGGGGGACGGCATAGCCGCCCATGCTGTCTGCCTCCTGATGGAATAA
- a CDS encoding conserved hypothetical protein (Evidence 4 : Homologs of previously reported genes of unknown function) — translation MVYYLIICRSLTYAQRTAQALERAGITAHILRSPRAVTDQGCSHAVKISERNLSDALQVLKRVGLSPKQIFIIDSDGSYKEVRLL, via the coding sequence ATGGTCTACTATCTTATCATATGCCGTTCGCTCACCTACGCTCAGCGTACCGCCCAGGCCCTGGAGCGGGCGGGCATCACCGCCCACATCCTCCGCTCGCCCAGAGCTGTCACCGACCAGGGATGCAGCCATGCCGTAAAAATTTCCGAACGCAATCTCTCTGACGCGCTGCAGGTCCTCAAGCGGGTGGGGCTCTCGCCCAAGCAGATCTTTATCATAGACAGCGACGGCAGCTATAAAGAGGTGCGGCTGTTGTGA